The Drosophila gunungcola strain Sukarami chromosome 3L unlocalized genomic scaffold, Dgunungcola_SK_2 000003F, whole genome shotgun sequence region GCGTGAAAAGTGCGAGCAATCTGCAAAAGATTTTTCCAGCAAGACGTTAGATTTTCAAGGACCCCCGTGTGGGTGTACTGGCAGGTACACTCGTATTTGTGTATCTGTGCGACTGTGTGTGCGGCTCGAGTGCAATTATAAATGGCGTAATTTGTGCGCCGTGGCGGCCGTGTCATGAACATAGCCGTACTGCATCATAAAGCGGACTTTCTCGACACCACGATCAAGACGACTCCCCGGGGAGACGGCAAACGGACGGAGGCTCGCCGGGAAAGCGAGTGCCTCTGCCGACGACCTGCAACATGGATGAATGCGACAACCCCGTCGTCGTTGTCTCACTAGGAAAATTCGcatcgcagcagcagcagctgcagcagaaaGAGGGGGTTGCCGAACCGAGCGCGGAAAATTCCGATCAGGAGCAGCAAATAAGTCACAAAGAGCCGAAAAACGGTATAGATGATAAGGAAACGCTCCTAGAGCAGGACCTTCAGGAATCAGCAGTCGAGGAGGACGCAGCAATCGACGCGGAAGTCGAGGCAGTCATCATGGTACcacattaaatattcatttgcGGAATAGTTTCCGTTGCTGGAAAACCGCATCAAATGTATCTCACAGATAGCTTCCTGGTTAAATATTCATCTTACGGATTATTTTCCATCGCTACAAATCCGTTTTAAGAACTTTTGTTGATAGTGTTAAAGCTTTTCGAATCTCACAAGTAGCTGCCTGGTTGCAATAAATCTATTTCTCAATGGGGTACtccaattttttatttaatttccattctttcaaaaattgattaaatcaagtcttaaatattctaaaacattaaaagaatTAGTGGATCCCAGAGATTTTCTATATAAATCCTTAAAATATAACGTTCATTCAATAAATGATTATGttcacaattaatttaaaaatacatataccttttaaatcatatataaatttaattaaatttctcaTAACTGCAAAACGGAAAAGGCGTGATGGACACTTTATACTAAATGTTGAATCATCGGTTTGCATCGCGTATATACGCTTCCTTATTGATATTTATCATGATTCAATGAAAAGTATCTCACAAATAGTTATTGTTGGTAGAACGCAGTGACTCATATAGTTAGatgatgtatatatatatatatcccaTTGTGTATTGTCTCTTGTTAGGGAAGTCCTCGAGGCTTCTTTGTTTCCGTGCGCCTCTCATCTGTGCTGACCCGATTTGCAAATGTGTTTCGCTTTCATCCTAATCGCTTTTTACCCCGTTTCTCcatcacattttatttttcgtttagGGCCAGGCCGAGAGCAAGAAGCAGGGCAGCAAGTCAAGTCGCCGCCACCACAATGGCAACGGAAACAGTAATGGCAATCCCTCGGAGGCGCTGGATCAGACGGTGCACACCAAAGGCACCGCCATGTCCTTTGGCTTCCGCAAGAAGCTCAATGGGACGCCCAAGAAGTTCAAGAAACTCCTGGAAGGCGGCGACAAAAGCGCAACTTGCACAGACACAAAGGACGACAATGGAAACGCAGGTGAGTCCAATTAATGGAATTTATGGAGAAGTTATACAAATAGATACATATACCTAGCCAAATATCATGAGACAGaggtatatttaatttcatggACAATTATTAGTTTAAGGTATACAAGCCCAGCTGATATTAACTTTATGGCTTATATTTTAACTAACTGATTTtaagttaacatttttcttaaaaacaatttaaaaaaaaaaaaaaagaaaaagattttagaattacttAAGAGAGCCACatttaataaatctaaaaGTCTTAAGGCATTTAATAATATGTAAGAATATAACAAAACGTAAAGCAAAACatttaggaaaataaataaaaaaaagtaaaacaaattagcatattaatgatttttttttctttttttttatataaatatttttttttaagcttaagcttttttaagttaaagcTGTCAGCTTATAGAATAGTATATAAGAAGTCTAGCCGAGTATCCCTTCTAAAATGGCAAAAGCTGACCAAGTGTTAtggctttttaatttggcgACAATTTGGCCAATTTAACAATGAGCTGACATGCCAACATTTCATTGGAATCGTCCCTTTCGTCCGTTTCATTCCCACGCCAGCTGCTGCGCCCGTTCACTTTGAGAAAGTAGGCGCCGCCGCTGCCCAGAAGAGCGGCACTTTGGTGGCAGGTGCGGCCGGGGCACGTTTCGGCTATCGTGGGGCGGTGCCACGCCCCGCTTCCGCAGGCCTAACTGCGCCCAGCGAGGAGTCCGAATCGGATTCGACGACCAATgcccaaaacaacaacaacaacaacaataacaacagtcGCGGTGCGGGAAGCGGTCCGGTGTTGGTGAGCAATTGTAAGTGCCACAAATAAACCAGAAACTTACCCCATTTTCGGCCTCCGATGAAGCACATGTAACTTCCTTCGATTTTCCCGCAGTGAAACGCCGCTCCAAGAGCGCACACGCCGGACGATCCGGCGATGGTGAGCCCAAAATAGCCCAGCCCAAGACGCTGACGTTCAACCTGAACCAGAACACCACCATCGAGTACCAGCGGCGTCAGTTCTTCGGCGATATAGCGGACGAAACGTCGGGTTCGGGATCGGTATCGGGATCCGGATCTGGGTCGGGATCGAGAGCAATGCAGCCGCGCTATAACTACAACAACCTGGCCAGCATGCATGCCAATGTCATGTGAGTAACTCTGCACTTGAAtagtaattttataataatcaagaatattaacaaataaagaacattaaaaataaattcggCTATCAAAACTATGCGTTCCAAAAACGTAATGAACAAAGgtcatacaaaataaattcgGTAACCAAGTTTAAAAGGATATGAAAACTCGGTAgtcaaaaatttaagaatatgACCTTTaatctttaagaaaattagttttgattACCGAATTTTGAAGTTCTTTTAGTTTTGATAACCgaattaatttgttatattcTTTATTCAACATATTTTTGAACCCTATACTAAATTTTACCAACCATATTAAGTTCTCTGAATAATGAGCTTTGTTCCATTATGTTTGAAAATCCATTGAGTTCATTATTTACATGAATAAAATTCTAAAGATTTTGGTCATTATTTGGCATTGACTAAAagtgcaattttaaatttcttttgagGTTCAATATTTGATCAGCTATTGAAAATGGTAAAACaatcaatattaaattgtttacttgCACGCTTACAGAGTTCGCCCCACACCGCGACCCACTCCAGCCAGCTTTGCCAAGTTCACCCTGCAGACGGTGAGTTTGCCCCGGCCGGAGTATCCGGTGGCCATCAGTCTGACGGCCACGACACCCACCACACCCAGCAGCAGTGTCCAGTCGCCGGTGCCAGCTCACGCTCACGCCCACGgccacggccacgcccactcgaCGGGTGCCCGGGCCAAGGAGATCACGACCAGCTCGCGGCAACATCCGCTGACCTCAGTGCATGTTCAGCCACAGACACGACATCTTGACCAGAAGAGCGTGAAGCAGCTGACGAATAACTCCACGCGTCGGGGATTCTCCGGCAGCAGGGAGATAAGTGCGGATTCGGGGATAGCCAGCATGGACATGGCCATGGACAGCAGCTCGGGCAGTTCGGTGGGCTCGAAGCGGAGTCGCAGCCGGCCCAGGAACCTCAAGATGGTGATGAGTGGACGGCACACTTTCGAGGTGCGCGATGCCGACGATCCGCCCTCCAGTGAGTCCAACTCCTTTGTGGAGCCACTGGCACTTCCAAAGCTGCCCACTGATGGGAGTCAGAGTATTCCGCTGCCACTATTGGGCCTGGTGCGATCCAATACGGTGTTGAGTCGTGAGAGTTACGAACGTCGTCAAGCGGAGACCCCAGGATCTCAGGATCAGCAGGATCAGCGGGATGAGCGGGAAGCGGAAAAACCCAAGGCCAGTGGCTCCGATGAGAGCGAGAGTGTGGACGAGGAGAAACTATACCTGGACTCGTCCACCTCCGAGAAGAGTGCCAAGCACCAGAGCCACTCCTCGGTGGCCTCCACTTGGCGCCTTCAGGCGGGCGAATCTCTGGCCGCCCAGGATTGCAGCAGCATGAGCATGAGCATCAGTAGCGATACCCAGGCACCGGAGAATCAGCGGGACAATGACAAGGAGGAGGACATGTCCCTGGGCCTGGATGAGATCAGTCTGATCAACACCGACATGCAGTTTAGCACAATCTGTAAGTGTGACTCTTAGTTCCTGTCTTGACTTTTGAAGTACTTTCTTACTTACAATCCCCTTCAGCTTCGATGACGGATACTCTACCCAAGGTGGGTCAGGAGCCGCTGCTCAGCCTCAATCTGGTGGACAATCGTGAGGCAGGCACTTCGCGTCCCCGCTCCTTTAACAATGCCCTCAACGAATCCAAGTTTGCCGAACTGGCTTTGGCCAGCAGTAGTTGTCTGCTGTTGGACGATGAGACCTCACCCACAGACAGTTTGGTCAGCAGCACCGAGGATTCCGAGGAGGCAGGCGGCAAGCTGCAGAAGCACAAGTTGAACGAGGAACGGCAGCAGAAGGACATCGATGACATTGATTTGGATGACATCTCCCCCGTTCTTGAACTGGATTTGGATCCGCCGGGCAGCCGCAGTCCCATTTCACCGGGCACCCCAACTCATGCCTCACATTCCCTTTCCCTGGGCTCGGATTGTGGAAATCTCATAGACGATGAGATCGCCGATCAGCCGGCCTTGCTATGCAACAGTGAAGCCCAAGAGTTGGCCACCGACACACCCACTTTGATGGAAACGCTCACCCACACCCAAACAGGATCGCTGAGATCCCTGAAGAGTCAATCGAAGGCTCGTACCGCTCTGCAGCAGGCCATTGAGTTGAGCCTAAGGACTCCGGCGGCGGTGCGAAAGGCAGTGATGGATCGGGCCGAATCCTTGGACACCCTGTCGCCCTGCGAGTCCATCTGCTCCGATGACCTGATGATGGACTTCGATATGAACAGCAGTGTGGACTCCATCGATCACATGGCCAATGCCACGGGACGCAGTCGCAGTGGCTCGGATCTGCACAGGATTGGCCAGGACATCGATCCCATGCAGGCGGAGACCGAGGCGGAACTCCTTTCCGAGCTGGAACGCAAGGGCAGCGATGTGATGAAGGAGCTCAATACCCTGCTGCGAGGAAGGAGGCAGCGCGGCGGTCCAAGGGAAAGAATTAGGTGAGTTTAGAAGtgcctttttatattttactacaaacattattcaaatttgtttcaaaaaaatggaGTGTTTAATACagtttatgaaaaaaaagaaaaattaaaatatgaaaaagtgaaaagaaaacaaggCTAAAGGAtgtacaacaattttttttaaaaatagctcTTGGAATTATATGaattggaaaatatatatCGATATTTAAAAGTACAATGATAATAAAATGGAATAGTAATGTAATAGTAATAGAAGaatgaattcaaaattgtatattcaatattaatattaattattaaattataatgcttaatacaatgcatattaaattgcatgatttaatattaaaatattttaaacattgaggaaaataaaatagttcctttttgatttaaatgcatttccatttaatatttttaatattttcacatttaaaatacctaaaaaccgcaataaatgaaaatcaaagcgaaaaatatttaaattgattataaaatatttggatttactacgTTTTTACCAGTGTACAATTGTCTTtaataatccaaaaatccTCAATTCTTATATAAATGGGTAAACAGGTCAAAAGTTcataatatatttgtatgaATCATGCAAAACTCGGCATCTCAACTACCAATCAACCTAAAAATTACGTAATACGCCCCCTAAATAAAACCTGCCATTCCGAAAACTTATCTCTTAATAGTGATCTCtgttttttgagaaaaattcaattctCCTTACCTATCCAAAGCTAATTGAATTGGCTGCATCAAGTCGGAAATACGTTTGCGGTGGCTTTTGAGTTCGCctttgatttggttttattagCTCTGCACTTGGCAGGCGGCCAGCGACTGTTGGAATATTATTAAGTGCATTTCGCCGGCTGAGTTCCCCGCCTCCCCTGCAACCCAATTCCACATGAGGTGCTGCAAATCAATCAGCAGCCTCTTCCCCTTTTCAGTAGAAAAACAGCCCTTCTCTCTCTTCTTGGCTGCTAGACAATCTTTTTCAACCGGCCGGCATAAGATTACTCAATTTAGCCCTAGAAAGGCGGCGATTTATGAGCCGATTTGGAGTTCTGCCAAAGTAACGCAAAAATTAAGCCTAGAATGAGATCAATTTCAACGAATGATACATAAAtaggtttaaaattaatttatgtccaaaaattattataaaaattattattttcttttttcggcTTAAATCCACAAATATGTAATAAGTACTTagtaaatattatatgttgtcatagtttttattttttgtgtagaACTAAGTTGTTTACAAATTGGTCTCATTCTGGCAGCACACGCATATAATTCGATTCGTATTGACTGAAAAtggctttttaaattaaaattaattaagtacAGTGCTCTATTatttataactaaaattaaataacaaagatCGCACAATCCAATGTATTGAAACCTTATTGGTTTTAGCAATTATTTCTGGATCAATAAAGCTTACCAACAAAGTCCCCTTGTAAATTGTAGTGTTAATAGCATTTGCCTTGCGCATCCAGGAATATTTATCAGTTGATTAAGCTACCAAAACAAACAGTCAGTGAATCTCACgtgtttgcttttttgtttctgtttctgtttgcCAAAAGGGCGCTCTGGGGTTAATCAAATGCAATTTACTTTGGCCAGCTCACAGCTTTGGCATGGCACGCCCCGcccacttttattttaagggtaaatgggaatggaaattgaaattagCCCAAAATTAGACAGACATCAGTGGGACAGCAAAGGGACAGAGACAGGTTGCCTGGGTGTGTGGTGTCGgatttgtgtgtttgtgcagTTGCCAAAGGTTACTCCATTGGCGAACCCATTGGCGAATCCATTGGCCGTCTGCATCCATTCGACATTCGGCATTCCCATTGCAGTTCCCGTTGTCGGTCTCAATTGCCGTGTTTTGGCGCCGGCTACCAGAAAGAGAAGGGGAGAGCCATTGGGGCATGTTTATGGCCCAAAATGCTGCAGCCAACAACAACTCTGTGTGGGCCTTGTGCATTCTGGGcgaagccaaagccaaagacGCGGCCAATTTCAACGGCACTTGGCATTTCCAATTGTCTATGCctcccaccaccaccatctctcttttttattgcacaagaaaaaatattactaaTAAAATCAGGCACTTTCTTAATCCTGAAAAAACATAGTTTCTAGCttactataaaaaaacataaatatagaGGTGTACTTAGTTTCTAACTTTGAACTTAGGTGCTTGACATTCAAGGTGGAAATTATaatcttaaaacattttaaaatgtaggagAAATAGTAATAATGATTTGCTAAGAATacctttatttaaaactttttataggATGAGAATATCAATAAGAATTGCcatatcttttaatatttaagtttttcttaaaaatttaaaagattttttgtcATGAATAGCTagaatatttatctttttcacatatatatgtgttttcatttaaatttaaccaaAGAATATACAATAATTGTATTGCATAATCTTtgatttaactaaaaaaaagattttgtaTACTAACCAATTAAGATTTGACTGGGCTATTATCTTGTACTTACCgttaagtttttttcttaaatacaaatattgtttatttgccGGGTTTCtgtttttaccaaaaaatgttatgcatttttacaatttaaatggGTTTAACAGTTTAAAAAAGCTACAATATTTGATAGAATGCTTTTAATAGGTTTTTTTCTCTGTATGGCATTCCCGTCTCTATCTATGTGAGCTCCAGTCTGGGTCTTGGCTTTTTTTCGCCAAATCGTGGTCGTAGTTAAGATAACATTTTGACTTTGGCCGGAGTCGGAGACTTGATGGCGAGTGCCGCATTCTTTTGTCATGGCAACGAActagcagcaacagcaacactatcaacagcaacagcagatctagcaacagcaacaacaaccggCAACGGCACGACATCAACATCGATGGAGTCGTTTCTGGCTCTAACCAAAAGTTGggaaaaactttattgctAGGAAAAATCAATTGTCTGCCTCGGCATAAAGCCTGGTGAATAAATGTGAACCTGTTTCGCAGCCAACAGCCAAATAACTGCAAAATGCCGCTGGCCGTGGCTAAATGTGTTGTTGCGGTTTAACCTGTCACTCGATGGCTCCAATAGATGCGCCTGCGTCGGGACATtggctttcctttttttttttgctactTCCATTTTGTTCGTAGCCAACATTAGAAGGCCAATCTGGAAACAGCCAGCTGCAGATAGTACTTCATAAAAACCAGCCAGTCACATGCAAAACCGCACTTGTGGATTAACCTTGAGACTGGCTTACCCGCTTGGCCGGTGAATGAGTCattcatatacatatatataacgGCCATGCCCCTTGGCCTCTCAAAAAGGGCTGAATAAGCCCACTCAATCTTGGTTATTATTGCCTCTCAGTTAACCCGCTCACGCGGATGCAACAAAAGCCGCATTGTGATCCCCATCTCGACATTCCGGGTGCATAAATATTATGGCTGTAGCTGTTGTCGTCGCTTCAGCCAACAGATCTGGCTTTCTTTCTTTCCTTTAACCAGCATCGTCTAACGGCTGTGCCACACACTCTGAGAACGTTAACAAAAGCGGCCCAGACCCACACGGGCCCAACTCTTTCGGCCCACCAGCAACATTCTTACCACTgcttgctgttgatgttgctgctgttacTGCTGATGTTGCTCATGGGGACGTTTGGAATGCGAAACATTGGTAACAACAGCAACCAATTACAGTGGGTTTGATACGTGGgatattattgtttttgcataatGTAATTTAAGCTTCTCATAATATTCACGTCTTTAGCATAATTTACCCAAACTAGTTTTTTTAGAGTTTGTAGAGTTTTAGTCCGCttgattaatatatatatttttcatccAATGCTatctacaattttaaaaggtcGAAAAACCAGCAATAAGGTTTTAGTGCCATTTACTA contains the following coding sequences:
- the LOC128258846 gene encoding uncharacterized protein LOC128258846 isoform X11, translated to MGKCVSRQSPPLHELGSPTAEHHQSVLTIALSHEDLAQAHKIWQQLTASNEYIAAASQKEVEPKTEPEPEPEPFYYTISRRKEQPEQAVLHIESLYNDAPAEPLTLASEPEYSTCQEFLLHELLQAIETAAEEQASASTFTNHILNTARIRPEPQLPVENNGWLAGQAESKKQGSKSSRRHHNGNGNSNGNPSEALDQTVHTKGTAMSFGFRKKLNGTPKKFKKLLEGGDKSATCTDTKDDNGNAAAAPVHFEKVGAAAAQKSGTLVAGAAGARFGYRGAVPRPASAGLTAPSEESESDSTTNAQNNNNNNNNNSRGAGSGPVLVSNLKRRSKSAHAGRSGDGEPKIAQPKTLTFNLNQNTTIEYQRRQFFGDIADETSGSGSVSGSGSGSGSRAMQPRYNYNNLASMHANVIVRPTPRPTPASFAKFTLQTVSLPRPEYPVAISLTATTPTTPSSSVQSPVPAHAHAHGHGHAHSTGARAKEITTSSRQHPLTSVHVQPQTRHLDQKSVKQLTNNSTRRGFSGSREISADSGIASMDMAMDSSSGSSVGSKRSRSRPRNLKMVMSGRHTFEVRDADDPPSSESNSFVEPLALPKLPTDGSQSIPLPLLGLVRSNTVLSRESYERRQAETPGSQDQQDQRDEREAEKPKASGSDESESVDEEKLYLDSSTSEKSAKHQSHSSVASTWRLQAGESLAAQDCSSMSMSISSDTQAPENQRDNDKEEDMSLGLDEISLINTDMQFSTISSMTDTLPKVGQEPLLSLNLVDNREAGTSRPRSFNNALNESKFAELALASSSCLLLDDETSPTDSLVSSTEDSEEAGGKLQKHKLNEERQQKDIDDIDLDDISPVLELDLDPPGSRSPISPGTPTHASHSLSLGSDCGNLIDDEIADQPALLCNSEAQELATDTPTLMETLTHTQTGSLRSLKSQSKARTALQQAIELSLRTPAAVRKAVMDRAESLDTLSPCESICSDDLMMDFDMNSSVDSIDHMANATGRSRSGSDLHRIGQDIDPMQAETEAELLSELERKGSDVMKELNTLLRGRRQRGGPRERISAQLPARATRLLNRSRLQDQQLTGNDSDNSLRSTHSGGASAAVAARKRSTANSRTSSGSTTSLPRQRHLQQQHLGLGGGGAGAGSGATTSSGAAGHRCAGELHSSSDDLMLYDKSFRNAMIQDVLQFKKQLLRLRRILQEEPDFDLKRTETLNPFENDNVQLFAACGLDSKQLNDIDLASLTSSTTEDPLQELSDLRRQVVYLQGQVDDRDRTIRLQRDLIEQLEAEKRQKASTSTCTSTNGGGGDPGKELISMATQTERTRPLAIGAEGLSRLQFGEQQ
- the LOC128258846 gene encoding uncharacterized protein LOC128258846 isoform X3, coding for MGKCVSRQSPPLHELGSPTAEHHQSVLTIALSHEDLAQAHKIWQQLTASNEYIAAASQKEVEPKTEPEPEPEPFYYTISRRKEQPEQAVLHIESLYNDAPAEPLTLASEPEYSTCQEFLLHELLQAIETAAEEQASASTFTNHILNTARIRPEPQLPVENNGWLAGQAESKKQGSKSSRRHHNGNGNSNGNPSEALDQTVHTKGTAMSFGFRKKLNGTPKKFKKLLEGGDKSATCTDTKDDNGNAAAAPVHFEKVGAAAAQKSGTLVAGAAGARFGYRGAVPRPASAGLTAPSEESESDSTTNAQNNNNNNNNNSRGAGSGPVLVSNLKRRSKSAHAGRSGDGEPKIAQPKTLTFNLNQNTTIEYQRRQFFGDIADETSGSGSVSGSGSGSGSRAMQPRYNYNNLASMHANVIVRPTPRPTPASFAKFTLQTVSLPRPEYPVAISLTATTPTTPSSSVQSPVPAHAHAHGHGHAHSTGARAKEITTSSRQHPLTSVHVQPQTRHLDQKSVKQLTNNSTRRGFSGSREISADSGIASMDMAMDSSSGSSVGSKRSRSRPRNLKMVMSGRHTFEVRDADDPPSSESNSFVEPLALPKLPTDGSQSIPLPLLGLVRSNTVLSRESYERRQAETPGSQDQQDQRDEREAEKPKASGSDESESVDEEKLYLDSSTSEKSAKHQSHSSVASTWRLQAGESLAAQDCSSMSMSISSDTQAPENQRDNDKEEDMSLGLDEISLINTDMQFSTISSMTDTLPKVGQEPLLSLNLVDNREAGTSRPRSFNNALNESKFAELALASSSCLLLDDETSPTDSLVSSTEDSEEAGGKLQKHKLNEERQQKDIDDIDLDDISPVLELDLDPPGSRSPISPGTPTHASHSLSLGSDCGNLIDDEIADQPALLCNSEAQELATDTPTLMETLTHTQTGSLRSLKSQSKARTALQQAIELSLRTPAAVRKAVMDRAESLDTLSPCESICSDDLMMDFDMNSSVDSIDHMANATGRSRSGSDLHRIGQDIDPMQAETEAELLSELERKGSDVMKELNTLLRGRRQRGGPRERISAQLPARATRLLNRSRLQDQQLTGNDSDNSLRSTHSGGASAAVAARKRSTANSRTSSGSTTSLPRQRHLQQQHLGLGGGGAGAGSGATTSSGAAGHRCAGELHSSSDDLMLYDKSFRNAMIQDVLQFKKQLLRLRRILQEEPDFDLKRTETLNPFENDNVQLFAACGLDSKQLNDIDLASLTSSTTEDPLQELSDLRRQGQVDDRDRTIRLQRDLIEQLEAEKRQKASTSTCTSTNGGGGDPGKELISMATQTERTRPLAIGAEGLSRSKPEYTSYTTHFPTLHLHDSTLAATTIIRHHQSSHNQSSHHQSSHNQQQKEQEQKSCPALSQTRRHTIISTTLTNYNQQLAAAFPDTPRRSSIGWDTSTTMTTPNGNAYKPVRITLIGEALPPQNKSSTGSLSSSSSSSSSSTSSLAQNPNVVKMRYPNGCQSVKNGTSAHYQPLYNSNKMTSPTVTIV
- the LOC128258846 gene encoding uncharacterized protein LOC128258846 isoform X10: MGKCVSRQSPPLHELGSPTAEHHQSVLTIALSHEDLAQAHKIWQQLTASNEYIAAASQKEVEPKTEPEPEPEPFYYTISRRKEQPEQAVLHIESLYNDAPAEPLTLASEPEYSTCQEFLLHELLQAIETAAEEQASASTFTNHILNTARIRPEPQLPVENNGWLAGQAESKKQGSKSSRRHHNGNGNSNGNPSEALDQTVHTKGTAMSFGFRKKLNGTPKKFKKLLEGGDKSATCTDTKDDNGNAAAAPVHFEKVGAAAAQKSGTLVAGAAGARFGYRGAVPRPASAGLTAPSEESESDSTTNAQNNNNNNNNNSRGAGSGPVLVSNLKRRSKSAHAGRSGDGEPKIAQPKTLTFNLNQNTTIEYQRRQFFGDIADETSGSGSVSGSGSGSGSRAMQPRYNYNNLASMHANVIVRPTPRPTPASFAKFTLQTVSLPRPEYPVAISLTATTPTTPSSSVQSPVPAHAHAHGHGHAHSTGARAKEITTSSRQHPLTSVHVQPQTRHLDQKSVKQLTNNSTRRGFSGSREISADSGIASMDMAMDSSSGSSVGSKRSRSRPRNLKMVMSGRHTFEVRDADDPPSSESNSFVEPLALPKLPTDGSQSIPLPLLGLVRSNTVLSRESYERRQAETPGSQDQQDQRDEREAEKPKASGSDESESVDEEKLYLDSSTSEKSAKHQSHSSVASTWRLQAGESLAAQDCSSMSMSISSDTQAPENQRDNDKEEDMSLGLDEISLINTDMQFSTISSMTDTLPKVGQEPLLSLNLVDNREAGTSRPRSFNNALNESKFAELALASSSCLLLDDETSPTDSLVSSTEDSEEAGGKLQKHKLNEERQQKDIDDIDLDDISPVLELDLDPPGSRSPISPGTPTHASHSLSLGSDCGNLIDDEIADQPALLCNSEAQELATDTPTLMETLTHTQTGSLRSLKSQSKARTALQQAIELSLRTPAAVRKAVMDRAESLDTLSPCESICSDDLMMDFDMNSSVDSIDHMANATGRSRSGSDLHRIGQDIDPMQAETEAELLSELERKGSDVMKELNTLLRGRRQRGGPRERISAQLPARATRLLNRSRLQDQQLTGNDSDNSLRSTHSGGASAAVAARKRSTANSRTSSGSTTSLPRQRHLQQQHLGLGGGGAGAGSGATTSSGAAGHRCAGELHSSSDDLMLYDKSFRNAMIQDVLQFKKQLLRLRRILQEEPDFDLKRTETLNPFENDNVQLFAACGLDSKQLNDIDLASLTSSTTEDPLQELSDLRRQVVYLQGQVDDRDRTIRLQRDLIEQLEAEKRQKASTSTCTSTNGGGGDPGKELISMATQTERTRPLAIGAEGLSRLQFGEQQK
- the LOC128258846 gene encoding uncharacterized protein LOC128258846 isoform X2; protein product: MGKCVSRQSPPLHELGSPTAEHHQSVLTIALSHEDLAQAHKIWQQLTASNEYIAAASQKEVEPKTEPEPEPEPFYYTISRRKEQPEQAVLHIESLYNDAPAEPLTLASEPEYSTCQEFLLHELLQAIETAAEEQASASTFTNHILNTARIRPEPQLPVENNGWLAGQAESKKQGSKSSRRHHNGNGNSNGNPSEALDQTVHTKGTAMSFGFRKKLNGTPKKFKKLLEGGDKSATCTDTKDDNGNAAAAPVHFEKVGAAAAQKSGTLVAGAAGARFGYRGAVPRPASAGLTAPSEESESDSTTNAQNNNNNNNNNSRGAGSGPVLVSNLKRRSKSAHAGRSGDGEPKIAQPKTLTFNLNQNTTIEYQRRQFFGDIADETSGSGSVSGSGSGSGSRAMQPRYNYNNLASMHANVIVRPTPRPTPASFAKFTLQTVSLPRPEYPVAISLTATTPTTPSSSVQSPVPAHAHAHGHGHAHSTGARAKEITTSSRQHPLTSVHVQPQTRHLDQKSVKQLTNNSTRRGFSGSREISADSGIASMDMAMDSSSGSSVGSKRSRSRPRNLKMVMSGRHTFEVRDADDPPSSESNSFVEPLALPKLPTDGSQSIPLPLLGLVRSNTVLSRESYERRQAETPGSQDQQDQRDEREAEKPKASGSDESESVDEEKLYLDSSTSEKSAKHQSHSSVASTWRLQAGESLAAQDCSSMSMSISSDTQAPENQRDNDKEEDMSLGLDEISLINTDMQFSTISSMTDTLPKVGQEPLLSLNLVDNREAGTSRPRSFNNALNESKFAELALASSSCLLLDDETSPTDSLVSSTEDSEEAGGKLQKHKLNEERQQKDIDDIDLDDISPVLELDLDPPGSRSPISPGTPTHASHSLSLGSDCGNLIDDEIADQPALLCNSEAQELATDTPTLMETLTHTQTGSLRSLKSQSKARTALQQAIELSLRTPAAVRKAVMDRAESLDTLSPCESICSDDLMMDFDMNSSVDSIDHMANATGRSRSGSDLHRIGQDIDPMQAETEAELLSELERKGSDVMKELNTLLRGRRQRGGPRERISAQLPARATRLLNRSRLQDQQLTGNDSDNSLRSTHSGGASAAVAARKRSTANSRTSSGSTTSLPRQRHLQQQHLGLGGGGAGAGSGATTSSGAAGHRCAGELHSSSDDLMLYDKSFRNAMIQDVLQFKKQLLRLRRILQEEPDFDLKRTETLNPFENDNVQLFAACGLDSKQLNDIDLASLTSSTTEDPLQELSDLRRQVVYLQGQVDDRDRTIRLQRDLIEQLEAEKRQKASTSTCTSTNGGGGDPGKELISMATQTERTRPLAIGAEGLSSKPEYTSYTTHFPTLHLHDSTLAATTIIRHHQSSHNQSSHHQSSHNQQQKEQEQKSCPALSQTRRHTIISTTLTNYNQQLAAAFPDTPRRSSIGWDTSTTMTTPNGNAYKPVRITLIGEALPPQNKSSTGSLSSSSSSSSSSTSSLAQNPNVVKMRYPNGCQSVKNGTSAHYQPLYNSNKMTSPTVTIV